Genomic window (Caldisericia bacterium):
GAAAGAGATATAAGAAAAATTGCAGTTGTAAAAACAAGGTATGATTTTTTGATTGAAAGAGTCTCTACACATCTTCCAAATATAGTGACTCCTTCTCTTCCTTTTATCCAACTTCTAATATTAAGTAAAATAAGTGCAAAAGTTGTTGTTTTTATACCTCCACCTGTTCCTCCAGGTGATGCACCAACAAACATTAAAAATATTGTTAAAAGTAGAGTTGGAAGATTTAAATATCCAACATTTACTGTACTAAAACCAGCTGTTCTTGGAGTTACAGCATGAAAAATTGAAGTTAAAACTCTTTCTTTAAAAGAATAAAATTTAAGTGTTCTTGGATTTGAAATTTCAAATAAGTAAAAAAGTGTAGCACCTAATATTATCAAAATAATTGTTGTTATTATAACTAGTTTAGTATGAGTTGAAAGTTTTTTTGATTTAGGAAAATCAATCAATTCGCTAATGACTACAAAACCAATTCCGCCAAACACTATTAATAATATTATTGTTAAATTGAGAACAATATTTCCTCTATATGGTATGAAACTTTTAAAATCACCAATTAAATCAAAACCAGCATTACAGAATGCAGAAATCGAATGAAAAAGTCCATAAAAAAGAGCCTTTGGAAAACCAACTTCTTTTAAAAAAACTGTTGATAAAATTATAGCCCCAGTTCCTTCAAATAATAAAACTATATAAAAAATTCTTCTTGCAAGTTTAATAATACCACCAATACTAAAAAAACTAATTGATTCTTTCAGAATTATTCTATCTAAAAGTGGTATTTTTCTTCCAAGAAGTAAAGAAAGAAAAGTAAATATTGTCATATAACTTAATCCGCCTATTTGAATTAATAAAAGGATTATTATTTGACCAAAAGTTGAATAATGAGTTCCTGTATCTAAAACAACAAGACCTGTTACACATGTTGCTGAACTTGCTGTAAATAGAGCATTGATAGGATTTGTCCATACTCTATTTTTTGAGGAGATAGGGAGTGTTAAAATAAATCCTCCAATTAATATAATTAAAAGGTATGATAATATAATAAATCTTCCTGGCTCTTTTCTTATATTAGAAAGATGATTTATCATTTGTTTTTAAAATTGATAAAAATGAGTAAATAGAAATTAATAAAAATATAATAGAGATTATTAATGGAAGAGTATCTTTAAAGTTTATTATTATAAGATAAATAAAAAGTATAATTGAAAAAACATTTAGAATTTTTGAAATATAATTATACTCTCTGAATTTGAAAATTTGTGATACAAAATAAAGTAAAATTGAAGCCAAAAGAAAATTAATAGAAGTGTTAACTGTTATTAATCTTAACCACCAATTTGTTATACCTCCAAAAATGTCTTTTGGAAGGAAAAATGTTAGAAATGTTAATAATATAATCAAAACAACAATAGGATTTGCCATTTTTAATTCAATTAAATTTAAATATTTTTTTAAAGATTTTAATGAATAAACCATAAATGAAAACATAACAACAACTGTTAAAAATAGAACAAAATTTTTACTATAACTTTCACTTAAACCTGCAAAACGAAGATATTTAGCCATCCCTTCTTGAAAAAGAGTTAGTGGATCTTTTCCTTTAATTAATGAATCAGTTTTAGCATAAATTATTAATGAAAAAGAAGAAACTATTCCTGCTAATGAAAGAATTGTAATTGGAAGAAGGGAGGTTTTTG
Coding sequences:
- a CDS encoding TrkH family potassium uptake protein; this translates as MINHLSNIRKEPGRFIILSYLLIILIGGFILTLPISSKNRVWTNPINALFTASSATCVTGLVVLDTGTHYSTFGQIIILLLIQIGGLSYMTIFTFLSLLLGRKIPLLDRIILKESISFFSIGGIIKLARRIFYIVLLFEGTGAIILSTVFLKEVGFPKALFYGLFHSISAFCNAGFDLIGDFKSFIPYRGNIVLNLTIILLIVFGGIGFVVISELIDFPKSKKLSTHTKLVIITTIILIILGATLFYLFEISNPRTLKFYSFKERVLTSIFHAVTPRTAGFSTVNVGYLNLPTLLLTIFLMFVGASPGGTGGGIKTTTFALILLNIRSWIKGREGVTIFGRCVETLSIKKSYLVFTTAIFLISLSTFLLSITEKFGLISIFFEVVSAFGTVGLSTGITPELSTFGKLVIIFTMFTGRVGILSFLTSVIVRKSQRVYLPEDKVMVG